A genomic segment from Bacillus cereus G9842 encodes:
- a CDS encoding DUF1835 domain-containing protein produces MIDKIKNAVEDMYEDEVKDLLQSILIQLNLLKENYSEDTIKNLMDIPKQLTSNPTYKRNVKESTHVHIAFDDSTAGCLTYMLSQEELSEESVVAFSEFFSIGPIYKLHTNGGQLARQKWLINNLTAYDSYFEEEYLSRFIATIEELHTIPVETPITIWKADNAHEHVGLSFVMAQLKDKKNIRVINTSEASREILKQEYDIRGTGELPPESLALFQKSFAKLPYLTEEKRMKFEHEWDRISGSVECLRVWKENEVYSVQEDYFDQFIIECAKSVGADREFLKAPRVIGEALGLVEQLVGDTFLEYRLKQLIKQEVFEFEGSLDEMRFYSVKLRK; encoded by the coding sequence GTGATAGATAAAATTAAAAATGCTGTAGAGGATATGTACGAGGATGAGGTTAAAGATTTACTTCAAAGTATTCTCATACAGTTAAACTTATTAAAAGAAAACTATAGTGAAGATACAATTAAAAATTTGATGGATATTCCGAAACAATTAACGAGTAATCCTACTTATAAAAGAAATGTAAAAGAAAGTACGCACGTACATATTGCTTTTGATGATTCAACGGCTGGTTGCTTAACATATATGTTAAGTCAAGAAGAATTATCTGAAGAGAGTGTTGTTGCTTTTTCTGAATTCTTTTCAATTGGACCGATATATAAGTTGCATACGAATGGGGGGCAACTAGCAAGACAGAAGTGGTTAATAAATAATTTAACTGCTTATGATAGTTATTTTGAAGAAGAATATTTATCAAGATTTATAGCAACTATAGAAGAACTACATACTATTCCTGTTGAAACGCCTATTACAATTTGGAAGGCTGATAATGCACATGAACATGTAGGCCTAAGTTTTGTAATGGCACAATTAAAGGATAAGAAAAACATTCGAGTTATTAATACATCTGAAGCAAGTCGAGAAATATTAAAACAAGAGTATGATATTCGTGGAACTGGAGAATTACCACCTGAAAGTTTAGCTCTATTCCAAAAAAGTTTTGCAAAGTTACCTTATTTAACTGAAGAGAAGCGAATGAAGTTTGAACATGAATGGGATAGAATATCGGGAAGCGTAGAATGTTTAAGAGTGTGGAAAGAAAATGAAGTATATTCTGTACAAGAAGATTATTTTGATCAATTTATAATTGAATGCGCGAAAAGTGTGGGTGCTGATCGAGAATTCCTCAAAGCTCCTAGAGTAATTGGTGAAGCACTTGGTCTTGTTGAACAATTGGTTGGAGATACTTTCTTAGAATATCGCTTGAAACAATTAATTAAACAAGAAGTATTTGAATTTGAAGGTTCGTTAGATGAAATGCGTTTTTATAGTGTGAAGTTAAGGAAATAA
- the cypA gene encoding cytochrome P450 — protein MSMKNKVGLKIEEGINLASAQFKEDAYEIYKESRKMQPILFVNKTELGAEWLITRYEDALPLLKDSRLKKDPANVFSQDTLNVFLTVDNSDYLTTHMLNSDPPNHNRLRSLVQKAFTPKMITQLEGRIQDIADDLLNEVERKGSLNLVDDYSFPLPIIVISEMLGIPKEDQAKFRIWSHAVIAYPETPEEIKETEKQLSEFITYLQYLVDIKRKEPKEDLVSALILAESEGHKLSARELYSMIMLLIVAGHETTVNLITNTVLALLENPDQLQLLKENPKLIDAAIEEGLRYYSPVEVTTSRWADEPFQIHDQTIEKGDMVVIALASANRDETVFENPEVFDITRENNRHIAFGHGSHFCLGAPLARLEAKIAITTLFNRMPELQIKGNREEIKWQGNYLMRSLEELPLTF, from the coding sequence ATGTCAATGAAAAACAAGGTTGGACTAAAAATAGAGGAGGGCATTAATTTAGCTTCAGCTCAATTTAAAGAAGATGCGTATGAAATTTATAAAGAATCTAGAAAAATGCAACCTATCTTATTTGTGAATAAAACTGAACTAGGTGCGGAATGGCTTATCACAAGATATGAAGATGCTTTGCCACTTTTAAAAGATAGTCGCTTAAAAAAAGATCCAGCCAATGTATTTTCTCAAGATACATTGAATGTGTTTCTTACTGTTGACAATAGTGATTATTTAACTACTCATATGTTAAATTCAGATCCACCTAACCATAATCGTTTACGATCACTCGTACAAAAAGCTTTTACACCGAAGATGATCACGCAATTGGAAGGAAGAATACAGGATATTGCAGATGATTTGTTAAATGAAGTCGAGCGAAAGGGTTCATTAAATCTTGTTGATGATTATTCGTTCCCTTTACCGATTATTGTAATAAGTGAAATGCTTGGCATTCCAAAAGAAGATCAAGCGAAATTTAGAATTTGGTCTCATGCTGTCATTGCTTACCCAGAAACACCAGAAGAAATAAAAGAAACTGAAAAGCAACTATCTGAGTTTATTACATATCTTCAATATTTAGTTGATATTAAACGAAAAGAGCCAAAAGAAGACTTGGTGAGTGCTTTAATACTTGCAGAGAGTGAAGGGCATAAACTTAGCGCTCGGGAACTATATTCAATGATAATGTTACTAATTGTGGCGGGACACGAGACAACGGTAAATTTAATAACAAATACGGTATTAGCGCTCCTCGAAAATCCAGATCAATTACAGTTATTAAAAGAAAATCCAAAATTAATTGATGCCGCTATTGAGGAAGGACTACGATATTATTCTCCAGTTGAGGTTACAACTTCAAGATGGGCAGATGAACCTTTTCAAATTCACGACCAAACAATTGAAAAAGGAGATATGGTTGTCATTGCCTTAGCTTCTGCAAACCGTGATGAAACTGTATTTGAAAACCCAGAAGTATTCGATATTACTCGGGAAAATAATCGTCATATTGCCTTTGGTCATGGTAGCCATTTCTGCTTAGGCGCTCCACTTGCTAGGTTGGAAGCAAAGATTGCTATTACTACTTTGTTTAATCGAATGCCTGAACTACAAATAAAAGGGAATCGTGAAGAAATTAAATGGCAAGGTAACTATTTAATGCGTTCTTTAGAGGAATTGCCTTTAACTTTCTAG
- a CDS encoding MFS transporter, which produces MSTNVVTKQNNGVSQVLKNRFVQGILASALFLQIGIWVRNFAVLLYVMEMTKGDAFAISMISVAEFAPIFIFSFIGGTSADRWKPKKTMIWCETLSSISVFAVLITLMFGTWKIVFFVTLISAILSQFSQPSGMKLFKQHLSTEQIQLAMSIYQTIFAIFMVLGPILGTFIFHSFGIYISIIITGISFVLAAVVLLFLPKDLENDVEKKDITLLQEMKDGIKYVKKKKALTLLGLCFMAAGLGIGLIQPLGIFIVTEQLGLSKESLQWLLTVNGAGMIVGGALAMVFAKNVAPQKMLIIGMLGQAIGISIIGYSTNLWVTLTAQLFSGLALPCIQIGINTLIIQNSDTDFIGRVNGILSPLFTGSMVVTMSIAGSLKEMFSLSMMYEGTALLFIIGLLFIIPIYNLKPVIAIESEISGKGSAVQNES; this is translated from the coding sequence ATGTCGACAAATGTAGTAACGAAACAAAACAATGGGGTATCACAAGTATTAAAAAATCGGTTTGTTCAAGGGATTTTAGCATCAGCATTATTTTTACAAATAGGAATATGGGTTCGAAACTTTGCGGTATTACTATATGTAATGGAAATGACAAAAGGTGATGCTTTTGCTATTTCGATGATTTCAGTTGCTGAATTCGCTCCAATTTTTATTTTTTCATTTATTGGCGGTACTTCTGCTGATAGGTGGAAGCCAAAGAAGACAATGATATGGTGTGAGACGTTAAGTTCCATTTCAGTATTCGCTGTATTAATTACGCTTATGTTTGGAACGTGGAAAATTGTGTTTTTTGTGACACTCATCTCTGCAATCCTTTCACAGTTTTCACAACCATCTGGAATGAAGTTGTTTAAACAACATTTATCAACGGAACAAATTCAATTAGCAATGTCTATATATCAAACGATATTTGCAATATTTATGGTATTAGGACCAATCCTAGGGACATTTATCTTTCATAGTTTTGGAATTTATATTTCAATCATCATAACAGGCATCTCGTTTGTACTTGCGGCAGTTGTATTGTTATTTCTTCCGAAAGATCTTGAAAACGACGTAGAAAAGAAAGATATCACTCTGTTGCAGGAGATGAAGGACGGTATTAAGTATGTCAAAAAGAAAAAAGCATTAACTTTGCTGGGGCTTTGTTTTATGGCTGCAGGACTAGGTATAGGATTAATTCAGCCATTAGGTATATTTATTGTGACTGAGCAGTTAGGATTATCAAAAGAGAGTTTACAGTGGCTACTAACAGTAAATGGTGCGGGAATGATTGTTGGCGGGGCATTAGCGATGGTATTTGCGAAAAACGTTGCTCCGCAAAAGATGTTAATTATCGGTATGCTTGGTCAAGCAATTGGTATTAGCATTATAGGGTATTCTACAAATTTATGGGTTACACTTACAGCGCAGCTTTTTAGTGGTTTAGCTCTTCCTTGTATCCAAATTGGTATTAATACGCTTATTATTCAAAATAGCGATACCGATTTTATAGGTCGTGTAAATGGTATTTTAAGTCCGCTATTTACCGGTTCAATGGTAGTAACGATGAGTATAGCTGGCTCATTAAAAGAGATGTTTTCATTAAGTATGATGTATGAAGGGACGGCTTTACTTTTTATAATTGGATTATTGTTTATTATACCTATATACAATTTAAAGCCAGTAATAGCGATAGAAAGTGAAATAAGTGGTAAAGGAAGTGCTGTACAGAATGAATCCTAA
- a CDS encoding Vat family streptogramin A O-acetyltransferase, with the protein MNPNPNIKYPIEGNQNVQFIKNTITKSNILVGDYSYYDAKDGEKFENRVLHHYEFLGDRLIIGKFCCIASGVNFIMNGANHRMDGFSAYPFNIFGNGWEKYTPSLSDLPYKGDTVIGNDVWIGMDTTIMPGIKIGDGAIIAAKSVVTRDVAPYTIVGGNPANKIKERFSNETIQELLQIQWWHFDIEKITGNIDAIVRGDIEPLRKLKRE; encoded by the coding sequence ATGAATCCTAATCCAAATATTAAATACCCTATTGAAGGAAATCAAAACGTTCAATTTATAAAAAATACAATAACAAAATCTAATATACTTGTTGGTGACTATTCTTATTATGATGCGAAAGATGGAGAAAAATTTGAAAATCGAGTATTACATCATTATGAATTTCTTGGAGATCGCCTTATTATTGGAAAGTTTTGTTGTATTGCATCTGGAGTTAACTTTATTATGAACGGAGCCAATCATCGGATGGATGGATTTTCGGCATATCCATTTAATATATTTGGAAATGGGTGGGAGAAGTATACACCTAGTTTGTCTGATTTACCTTACAAAGGTGATACAGTTATAGGAAATGACGTTTGGATTGGTATGGATACAACAATTATGCCCGGAATAAAAATAGGGGATGGTGCAATCATTGCAGCTAAATCTGTTGTGACTAGAGACGTCGCACCATATACAATTGTTGGTGGAAACCCTGCAAATAAAATAAAAGAGAGATTTTCAAATGAAACAATTCAAGAATTATTGCAAATTCAATGGTGGCATTTTGATATTGAAAAAATAACTGGAAATATTGATGCTATTGTACGCGGAGATATTGAACCATTAAGAAAGCTAAAAAGGGAATAA
- a CDS encoding DUF1540 domain-containing protein: MAQDVLCEVNNCKFWANGNKCSAEAIYVVSHKGKHASTTEETDCKTFDPEV, translated from the coding sequence ATGGCACAAGACGTTTTATGTGAAGTAAACAACTGTAAATTTTGGGCGAACGGTAATAAATGTAGTGCAGAGGCAATTTACGTAGTAAGTCATAAAGGTAAACATGCATCTACAACGGAAGAAACAGATTGCAAAACATTCGATCCAGAAGTGTAA
- a CDS encoding PadR family transcriptional regulator encodes MYVDILLLAELTTGPKHGYEIKKNVQNRLGENFELNHNMLYPALRRFENMGAITKKIHKQVGKPNRNMYDITETGEEIFSEMLREFPEKLATNNAEFLVRIALFEKLEYEARKEILTVRQNVLHNQLTAIQSLEVTSPFITEVIEFSKSRIEHELSWITSLMKKI; translated from the coding sequence ATGTACGTTGACATTTTACTACTAGCAGAATTAACGACAGGACCAAAACATGGATATGAAATCAAAAAAAATGTTCAAAATCGTTTAGGTGAGAATTTTGAATTAAATCACAACATGCTTTACCCTGCCCTTCGGCGCTTTGAAAATATGGGTGCTATAACGAAAAAAATACATAAACAAGTTGGAAAACCAAATCGAAATATGTACGATATAACAGAAACAGGAGAAGAAATTTTTTCTGAAATGTTACGAGAGTTTCCCGAAAAACTTGCGACAAATAATGCAGAATTTCTTGTTCGTATCGCACTATTTGAAAAACTTGAATATGAAGCTAGAAAAGAGATTTTGACTGTACGTCAAAACGTACTACATAATCAACTTACCGCTATCCAGTCTCTAGAGGTTACCTCACCCTTTATTACTGAAGTCATTGAATTTAGTAAATCACGAATTGAACATGAATTGAGTTGGATTACATCACTTATGAAGAAAATATGA
- a CDS encoding cytochrome P450, translating into MASPENVILVHEISKLKTKEELWNPYEWYRLMRDNHPVHYDEEQDVWNVFLYDDVNRVLSDYRLFSSRRERRQFSIPPLETRININSTDPPEHRNVRSIVSKAFTPRSLEQWKPRIQAIADELVQHIEKYSEVNIVEQFAALLPVTVISDLLGVPTTDRKKIKEWSDILFMPYSKEKFNDLDAEKEIALNEFKAYLLPIVQEKRYHLTDDIISDLIRAEYEGERLTDEEIVTFSLGLLAAGNETTTNLIINSFYCFLVDSPGIYEDLRKTPSLISKAIEEVLRYRFPVTLARRITEDTNIFGPLMKKDQMIVAWVSAANLDEKKFSHPSQFNVHRIGNEKHLTFGKGPHFCLGAPLARLEAEIALTTFINAFEKIELSPSFCLEKCILENEQTLKYLPIRLKAK; encoded by the coding sequence ATGGCTTCACCTGAAAATGTTATTTTAGTTCATGAAATTTCAAAGCTGAAAACAAAAGAAGAATTATGGAATCCATATGAATGGTATCGTTTGATGAGGGATAATCACCCAGTTCATTATGATGAAGAGCAGGATGTATGGAATGTTTTTTTATATGATGATGTAAATCGTGTTTTATCAGATTATCGCTTATTTTCAAGTAGAAGGGAGCGCAGACAATTCTCAATCCCTCCATTAGAAACTAGAATAAATATAAACTCTACAGATCCACCAGAACATCGCAATGTACGTTCCATTGTTTCTAAGGCATTTACTCCAAGAAGTCTAGAACAGTGGAAACCTCGAATACAGGCTATCGCAGATGAACTTGTACAGCATATCGAAAAATATAGTGAAGTTAATATCGTTGAACAGTTTGCTGCCCTTTTACCTGTTACCGTTATTTCTGATTTATTAGGAGTCCCAACAACAGATCGTAAAAAAATTAAAGAATGGTCTGATATTTTATTTATGCCGTATAGTAAAGAAAAGTTTAATGATCTGGATGCGGAGAAAGAGATAGCATTAAATGAATTCAAAGCATATCTTCTACCGATCGTTCAGGAAAAGAGATATCATTTAACTGATGATATCATTTCCGATTTAATTCGAGCTGAATATGAAGGCGAAAGATTAACCGATGAAGAAATTGTAACCTTTTCATTAGGTTTACTAGCGGCTGGGAATGAAACCACTACAAATTTAATTATTAATAGCTTTTATTGCTTTTTAGTAGATTCACCTGGAATTTATGAAGATTTAAGAAAAACCCCTAGCTTAATTTCAAAAGCGATTGAGGAAGTATTACGCTATCGTTTTCCTGTTACATTGGCCCGGAGGATTACAGAGGATACAAATATATTTGGCCCTTTAATGAAAAAGGATCAGATGATTGTTGCGTGGGTTAGTGCAGCGAATTTAGATGAGAAAAAATTTTCACACCCCTCTCAATTTAATGTACATCGAATAGGAAATGAAAAGCATTTAACCTTTGGGAAAGGTCCTCACTTTTGCTTAGGAGCACCACTTGCACGTTTAGAAGCTGAGATTGCATTAACTACCTTTATAAATGCTTTTGAAAAAATAGAGCTATCTCCATCTTTCTGTTTAGAAAAATGTATATTGGAAAATGAACAAACATTAAAATACTTACCTATTCGATTGAAAGCCAAATAA
- a CDS encoding cysteine dioxygenase family protein, with protein sequence MLTCNGSKSFQKFIKGVTDLMENGLFEEEIVCGIEKLLEELLEKKTWLPLDKQKANSTQYARHLLYEDPLKRFEVLALVWKDGQSTPLHDHDGTWGVEGVFSGRIMVQNFIQTKQLGNSLVYLTHTGNLYLGEGETDKVIPPADCHILEISKKESVITIHIYGKRLEKFKVYIPTEEKNVYMCETKYISYNS encoded by the coding sequence ATGTTGACTTGTAATGGAAGTAAATCATTTCAAAAGTTTATTAAAGGTGTTACAGATCTTATGGAAAACGGTTTATTTGAAGAAGAAATAGTGTGTGGCATTGAAAAGTTACTAGAAGAACTTTTAGAAAAGAAAACATGGCTTCCGTTAGATAAACAGAAGGCGAATTCGACTCAATATGCACGACATTTATTGTATGAGGATCCGCTCAAACGTTTTGAAGTACTAGCTCTCGTATGGAAAGATGGACAATCTACACCTTTACATGATCATGACGGCACATGGGGGGTAGAAGGCGTCTTTTCAGGAAGGATAATGGTGCAGAACTTTATACAAACGAAACAACTTGGAAATTCACTTGTTTATTTAACACATACAGGAAATCTTTATTTGGGAGAAGGAGAAACCGATAAAGTCATTCCACCTGCGGATTGTCATATTCTTGAAATTAGCAAAAAGGAAAGCGTTATCACAATTCATATCTATGGAAAACGGTTAGAAAAGTTTAAAGTATATATCCCAACTGAAGAAAAAAATGTGTACATGTGTGAGACAAAATACATTAGTTATAATTCATAG
- a CDS encoding Cof-type HAD-IIB family hydrolase — MKLIAIDLDGTLLSGNKMISKENAEAIRTCQEAGHVVAICTGRSIVDIERLLLEVDLECPIIAENGALIYKDKKMMKRYPIQNMQALEIVEYLEENGLYYQLYTDKGVYVPDYGVESVRNEIEYVKNSKENFDLKELKTIAALYLEHTAFHSAESCKPIVETDIHVHKLLPFSYDIEKLKKLKETFIHNTDLAITSSYWHNLEINHRDAQKGNGLYTLAEYLNIPVENTVAIGDGLNDVSMMEKANISIAMGNAVEEIKTICKYETLSNEEHGVAHALYKYVM; from the coding sequence ATGAAATTAATCGCAATTGATTTAGATGGAACTCTTCTTTCGGGGAATAAAATGATTAGTAAAGAAAATGCAGAAGCAATTCGAACATGTCAAGAAGCTGGCCATGTTGTAGCAATTTGTACTGGACGTTCTATTGTTGATATTGAACGATTATTGTTAGAAGTTGATTTAGAGTGTCCAATCATTGCGGAAAATGGTGCGCTTATATATAAAGATAAGAAAATGATGAAGAGATATCCAATTCAAAATATGCAGGCACTTGAAATTGTGGAATATCTTGAAGAGAATGGTTTATATTATCAGCTTTATACTGATAAAGGTGTGTATGTACCGGATTATGGAGTAGAGAGTGTACGTAATGAAATTGAGTATGTGAAGAATTCAAAAGAAAATTTCGACTTGAAAGAGTTAAAAACAATCGCAGCATTATATCTTGAGCATACAGCGTTTCATAGTGCGGAAAGTTGTAAGCCAATTGTAGAAACAGATATACATGTGCATAAACTATTACCATTTTCTTATGATATTGAGAAATTAAAAAAACTAAAAGAAACATTTATTCATAATACAGATTTAGCAATTACATCTTCATATTGGCACAATTTAGAGATTAATCATAGAGATGCTCAAAAAGGGAATGGATTATATACTTTAGCAGAATATCTTAATATTCCAGTTGAAAACACTGTAGCGATAGGTGATGGGCTAAACGACGTTTCTATGATGGAAAAAGCGAACATATCAATTGCGATGGGTAATGCAGTTGAAGAAATAAAAACAATCTGTAAATACGAAACGTTATCAAATGAAGAACATGGTGTGGCACATGCTTTATATAAATATGTAATGTAA
- a CDS encoding PAS domain-containing sensor histidine kinase produces MNSRLMELIDVSTIETMAEQFYKLTNISHQLLDAEKECIFSFGMNEIIKSKLPKIEIPIFLYNQHLGSFVVWSKKSEIFSCQKYFEMLSSLILDGAIKVIQSKKTTLLSQKEEELHTILQNMPVMVDALDYNGDFVLWNRECEIVTGYTAEEIIGNPNALQLLYPDHSYRQQIQKKFLTCGKNFRDWEMHLTCKNGEIKTIMWSNISEQFPVTGYSYWAVGVDITHLKAIEEQLKQQTSELELIFKALPDLCFLTEDDGTIIDYKAGSPTKFYVPAEAFMGKKFYEVLPSSVAQQFQEAINQVKKKGTNVIVEYPLTLNGSIDFFEARCLPLLHDKIMIIVRDITERKKTEELLNKSDTLAAIGQLAAGVAHEVRNPLTVIKGFIQLFQINKEDQERYFDLMLSEIERIEAILQEFLSIAKTDEINTEKKNIYQIFKNVVSLMNTKAIMTNIQVELFTDDKDIIIECSENQLKQVFINILQNSIEAMPNGGEISIHIKEINDDGVIIHVIDEGIGIPEERIKRLGEPFYSTKEKGTGIGLMLSYKIIESHQGTISIMSEVGVGTTVTIYLPKVQSKQSFSNCDDKCIAIRTSSNS; encoded by the coding sequence ATGAATTCGCGGCTAATGGAACTTATTGATGTGAGTACAATAGAAACCATGGCAGAACAATTTTATAAATTAACTAACATATCACATCAACTTCTTGATGCTGAAAAAGAGTGTATTTTTTCATTCGGAATGAATGAGATAATTAAGAGTAAACTTCCAAAGATTGAAATCCCCATTTTCTTATACAATCAACATTTAGGATCTTTTGTTGTATGGTCCAAAAAAAGCGAAATTTTCAGTTGTCAAAAATACTTTGAAATGCTCTCAAGTTTAATTTTAGATGGCGCAATAAAAGTAATTCAAAGTAAAAAAACAACGTTGCTTTCTCAGAAAGAGGAGGAACTACATACGATTTTACAAAACATGCCTGTTATGGTCGATGCGCTTGATTATAATGGAGATTTTGTTTTGTGGAACCGAGAATGTGAAATTGTAACAGGTTATACCGCTGAAGAAATAATTGGAAATCCAAATGCACTTCAATTATTATATCCTGATCATAGTTATCGCCAGCAAATACAAAAGAAATTTTTAACTTGTGGAAAAAATTTCAGAGATTGGGAAATGCACTTAACATGTAAAAATGGTGAAATCAAAACAATAATGTGGTCTAATATATCAGAACAGTTTCCTGTAACAGGATATAGTTATTGGGCTGTTGGTGTAGATATTACACATTTAAAAGCGATAGAAGAGCAGTTAAAACAACAAACATCTGAACTGGAATTAATATTTAAAGCTTTACCAGATTTATGTTTCTTAACAGAAGATGATGGCACAATTATAGATTACAAAGCAGGATCTCCTACAAAGTTTTACGTACCCGCAGAAGCTTTTATGGGAAAAAAGTTTTACGAAGTATTACCATCTTCAGTAGCACAGCAGTTTCAGGAAGCCATTAATCAAGTGAAGAAAAAAGGAACGAATGTAATTGTAGAATATCCACTCACACTTAATGGAAGTATTGATTTCTTTGAAGCTAGGTGCTTACCATTATTACATGATAAAATTATGATTATTGTACGTGACATTACAGAGCGAAAAAAGACAGAAGAATTGCTAAACAAATCAGATACGCTTGCAGCAATTGGTCAATTAGCAGCTGGGGTAGCTCATGAAGTAAGAAATCCCTTAACTGTAATTAAAGGTTTTATACAGTTATTCCAAATTAATAAAGAAGATCAAGAAAGATATTTTGATCTTATGCTTTCTGAAATTGAAAGGATAGAAGCGATCCTGCAAGAATTTTTGTCAATTGCTAAAACAGATGAGATAAATACAGAAAAGAAAAATATTTATCAAATTTTTAAAAATGTCGTATCGTTAATGAATACAAAAGCAATTATGACAAATATTCAAGTTGAACTATTTACGGATGACAAAGATATAATTATTGAATGCTCGGAAAATCAATTGAAACAAGTATTTATTAATATTTTGCAAAATTCAATCGAAGCTATGCCAAATGGTGGGGAAATTTCAATTCACATAAAAGAAATAAATGATGATGGTGTCATCATTCATGTAATAGATGAAGGAATAGGAATACCTGAAGAAAGAATTAAGAGATTAGGTGAACCTTTTTATAGTACGAAAGAAAAAGGGACTGGTATTGGATTAATGTTAAGTTATAAAATTATTGAAAGTCATCAAGGGACAATTAGTATCATGAGCGAGGTTGGTGTCGGGACAACAGTAACAATTTACTTACCGAAAGTACAAAGTAAACAATCTTTTTCTAATTGTGACGATAAATGTATAGCAATACGCACTAGTAGTAATTCTTAA